A stretch of the Aegilops tauschii subsp. strangulata cultivar AL8/78 chromosome 4, Aet v6.0, whole genome shotgun sequence genome encodes the following:
- the LOC109741482 gene encoding fasciclin-like arabinogalactan protein 10, whose protein sequence is MAGAQLRRVVAVVLLACCCGMAPAATARGMSAGIAHNITSFLSGHPEYKQYNQYLTETRVCDEINARAGVTVLVLGDGAMSTLVSDAGADLGAIKNALRLHALLDYWDVKKLKALPAGADTLTDTFYQAAGGAATSATGSVKMAKLEGGGFGFASAASPGDAYDATFAKALKQTQYDFAVLEVTAPIEFDGLFEGPSVSNLTKLLERAGCKRFAELIASSGVLKDYQAAMADEAGLTLFAPKDDAFLGKGAPDVDAMPRADLVALLRYHALPGYNPRPSLKLVKASARPFRTLASTAGGKYNVSVVARGDDVSLDTGLRKSRVAETVLDDTPVCVLTVDRLLMPLELFAGAPAEAPSPTPAPAPSPADATPSSPPAPPPADAPSEAAADHVHKDVKASSATVVTSRTIGALAAAACSAVLASLL, encoded by the coding sequence ATGGCGGGGGCGCAGCTGCGGCGCGTGGTGGCCGTGGTCCTCCTGGCCTGCTGCTGCGGCATGgcgccggcggcgacggcgagggggaTGTCGGCGGGGATCGCGCACAACATCACGTCCTTCCTCAGCGGCCACCCGGAGTACAAGCAGTACAACCAGTACCTGACGGAGACGCGGGTGTGCGACGAGATCAACGCGCGCGCGGGGGTCACGGTGCTGGTCCTCGGCGACGGCGCCATGTCCACGCTGGTGTCGGACGCCGGGGCCGACCTGGGCGCCATCAAGAACGCGCTGCGCCTCCACGCGCTGCTCGACTACTGGGACGTCAAGAAGCTGAAAGCCCTCCCCGCCGGCGCCGACACGCTCACCGACACCTTCTACCaggccgcgggcggcgcggccacCAGCGCCACGGGCAGCGTCAAGATGGCCAAGCTGGAGGGCGGCGGCTTCGGCTTCGCGTCCGCCGCCAGCCCCGGCGACGCCTACGACGCCACCTTCGCCAAGGCGCTCAAGCAGACGCAGTACGACTTCGCGGTGCTGGAGGTCACGGCGCCCATCGAGTTCGACGGCCTCTTCGAAGGGCCCTCCGTCTCCAACCTCACCAAGCTGCTGGAGAGGGCCGGCTGCAAGCGCTTCGCAGAGCTCATCGCCAGCTCCGGCGTGCTCAAGGACTACCAGGCGGCGATGGCGGACGAGGCCGGGCTGACCCTGTTCGCGCCCAAGGACGACGCGTTCCTGGGCAAGGGCGCGCCGGACGTGGACGCGATGCCCCGCGCCGACCTCGTCGCGCTGCTGCGGTACCACGCGCTGCCGGGGTACAACCCGAGGCCGTCGCTGAAGCTGGTGAAGGCGTCGGCCCGGCCGTTCCGCACGCTGGCGTCCaccgcgggcgggaagtacaacGTGTCGGTGGTGGCCCGCGGCGACGACGTGTCGCTCGACACCGGCCTCCGCAAGTCCCGCGTGGCCGAGACGGTCCTGGACGACACGCCCGTGTGCGTGCTCACGGTGGACCGCCTCCTGATGCCCCTGGAGCTCTTCGCCGGCGCGCCCGCGGAGGCCCCCTCGCCGACGCCCGCGCCGGCGCCGTCCCCCGCGGACGCAACGCCGAGCTCCCCGCCCGCGCCGCCACCGGCCGACGCCCCGTCggaggccgccgcggaccacgttcaCAAGGACGTCAAGGCGTCGTCTGCCACCGTCGTCACGTCGCGGACGATCGGCGCGCTCGCCGCGGCCGCGTGCTCCGCCGTGCTCGCGTCTCTACTGTGA